Proteins encoded by one window of Culicoides brevitarsis isolate CSIRO-B50_1 chromosome 2, AGI_CSIRO_Cbre_v1, whole genome shotgun sequence:
- the LOC134830350 gene encoding death-associated inhibitor of apoptosis 1-like, translating to MSIKTKTKAVSVATKTIQLTKNELKQDDLNFNREHDRVLSFKDLSLNDISTDLMALTGLYYIAETQEIKCYFCKYILKNITKDEDIIKLHYKFSRGCPLMTRRRTANIPNDEIRLDLNLPPLIYDECGTGQSYASPFSYHETKFPQFQSLQERLKTFATWPKELKQEPEKLAESGLFYTKDGDKVKCFDCGLGLNKWEAEDEPWIEHAKYAKNCQYVKFVKGKDFTEQIKNNKVTKVRDNRNSEEMKILYENNLCKNCNEGLSEVINLPCNHDGLCSICAISQNKCFVCLTTIEGRVRLYYQ from the exons at gaGTATCAAGACAAAGACTAAGGCAGTTTCAGTTGCTACAAAAACAAtacaattaacaaaaaatgaattaaaacaagacgatttaaactttaatcGGGAACATGACCGTGTCTTATCGTTCAAAGATCTGAGCCTAAATGATATCAGTACAGATTTAATGGCTCTTACTGGATTATACTACATCGCTGAAACACaagaaattaaatgttatttttgtaaatatattcTGAAGAATATAACCAAAGATGAAGACATTATTAAGCtacattacaaattttcacgtGGATGTCCCTTGATGACGCGACGCAGAACCGCCAACATTCCCAACGACGAAATAAGGCTGGATTTAAATCTCCCGCCATTAATTTACGACGAATGTGGCACAGGTCAAAGTTATGCAAGTCCATTTAGCTATCATGAAACCAAATTTCCACAATTTCAGAGTTTACAAGAACGACTGAAAACATTCGCTACATGGCCTAAAGAACTGAAACAAGAACCAGAAAAATTGGCAGAAAGTGGTTTATTTTACACGAAAGATGGCGACAAAGTCAAATGCTTCGATTGTGGTCTCGGATTGAATAAATGGGAAGCAGAGGACGAGCCATGGATAGAACATGCGAAATAcgctaaaaattgtcaatatgTGAAATTTGTGAAGGGAAAGGACTTTAcagaacaaattaaaaataacaaagtcaCAAAAGTGAGAGATAATAGAAATTcagaagaaatgaaaattttatatgaaaataatttatgcaaaaattgcaACGAAGGACTTTCAGAGGTTATCAATTTGCCGTGTAATCATGACGGCTTGTGTTCGATTTGTGCAATCAGTCAAAATAAGTGCTTTGTTTGTTTAACGACAATTGAAGGTAGAGTGCGCTTGtattatcaataa